The Mycobacterium paragordonae genome includes a region encoding these proteins:
- a CDS encoding xylulokinase — protein MSREDVTIGIDVGTTAAKAVAVDESGRVHARARIPHQLLVPAPDRLEHNAEEAWREGPVTALGRLNRPDAKAVAVSSMVPSLTAVDTEGRPITPGLLYGDSRGRVPDAAEQPVPAVGEAAEFLRWTAAEAPGAAGYWPAPAVANHALAGEAVIDFATAITSLPLFDGTGWNASALADRGATVDQMPRVETFGKPVGQVRGTSAVLATGAIDALCEQIVAGADHDGDVLVLCGTTLIVWITVAEARQVPGLWTIPHTAVGKSQIGGASNAGGLFLGWVDRVVAQADPLSADPRRVPVWMPYIRGERTPFHDPDRRAALHGVDLTQDAASVRRAAYEASGFVVRQILELSGAPVRRIIASGGGTRVQPWMQAIADATGRPVEVSAVAEGAALGAAFLARMAVGLESVITDAARWAAVERVVEPRSEWVGPTKDRYRRFLELSGSRLA, from the coding sequence GTGTCACGCGAAGACGTCACAATCGGCATCGACGTCGGCACGACGGCGGCGAAGGCGGTCGCGGTCGACGAGAGCGGCCGGGTGCACGCGCGGGCGCGCATTCCGCATCAGCTGCTGGTCCCGGCCCCTGATCGGCTGGAGCACAACGCGGAAGAAGCGTGGCGCGAAGGACCTGTCACGGCCCTGGGCCGGCTGAATCGGCCGGATGCCAAAGCGGTGGCCGTGTCGTCGATGGTCCCGTCGTTGACTGCCGTCGACACCGAAGGCCGACCCATCACGCCGGGGCTGTTGTACGGCGACAGCCGCGGCCGGGTGCCCGACGCCGCCGAGCAGCCGGTGCCCGCGGTCGGCGAGGCCGCCGAGTTCCTGCGGTGGACGGCCGCCGAGGCGCCCGGTGCGGCCGGGTACTGGCCGGCGCCTGCGGTCGCCAACCACGCGCTGGCGGGGGAGGCGGTGATCGACTTCGCCACCGCGATCACGTCGCTGCCACTGTTCGACGGGACGGGCTGGAATGCCTCGGCCCTCGCCGACCGCGGCGCCACGGTCGATCAGATGCCGCGGGTCGAGACCTTCGGCAAACCGGTCGGGCAGGTCCGCGGCACGTCGGCGGTGCTGGCCACCGGGGCTATCGACGCCCTGTGCGAGCAGATCGTCGCCGGTGCCGATCACGACGGCGACGTACTGGTCTTGTGCGGCACCACCCTCATCGTGTGGATCACCGTTGCCGAGGCCCGGCAGGTGCCCGGCCTGTGGACCATTCCGCACACCGCGGTCGGTAAGAGCCAGATCGGCGGGGCGAGCAATGCCGGAGGATTGTTCCTCGGCTGGGTGGATCGGGTTGTTGCGCAAGCTGATCCGCTTAGCGCTGATCCGAGGCGGGTGCCGGTGTGGATGCCCTACATCCGTGGTGAACGCACGCCGTTCCACGATCCCGATCGCCGCGCGGCACTGCACGGCGTGGACCTCACCCAGGACGCCGCGTCCGTGCGCCGGGCAGCCTACGAAGCGTCGGGCTTCGTGGTCCGGCAGATCCTCGAGTTGAGTGGTGCGCCGGTGCGCCGCATCATCGCCTCCGGCGGCGGCACCCGCGTGCAACCGTGGATGCAGGCCATCGCCGATGCGACCGGTCGACCCGTCGAGGTGTCCGCGGTGGCCGAAGGGGCCGCGCTGGGCGCTGCGTTCCTCGCGCGGATGGCGGTGGGCCTGGAATCGGTGATCACCGACGCGGCCCGGTGGGCCGCGGTCGAGCGGGTGGTCGAGCCCCGGTCCGAGTGGGTGGGGCCGACGAAAGATCGGTACCGCCGCTTCCTGGAGCTGAGCGGATCACGGCTGGCCTAA
- a CDS encoding GNAT family N-acetyltransferase, with amino-acid sequence MTDHDQTAARREIADALLAALERRHEVADAIVEAKNKSAAVEAIVELLGTSHLAAEAVMSMSFDQLTQDARAKILAELDDLNKQLSFALSDRPASSGETLELRPFSAAQDRDIFTTRTDEIKAAGDGSGAPAGSIDDEISKALKRLHDEEAVWFVAVDAGEKVGMVFGELLNGEVNVRIWIHPEHRKKGYGTAALRKSRSEMAWAFPAVPMVVRAPAANAG; translated from the coding sequence ATGACTGATCACGACCAGACCGCAGCCCGTCGAGAGATCGCAGACGCTTTGCTTGCCGCGTTGGAGCGCCGGCACGAGGTCGCCGATGCCATCGTCGAGGCGAAGAACAAGTCGGCGGCGGTCGAGGCCATCGTCGAGCTGCTGGGTACCTCGCACCTTGCTGCCGAAGCCGTGATGAGCATGTCGTTCGACCAACTGACCCAGGACGCGCGCGCGAAGATCCTCGCGGAGCTCGACGACCTGAACAAGCAACTCAGCTTCGCCCTCAGCGACCGGCCGGCAAGTTCGGGGGAGACCCTCGAGCTGCGTCCCTTCTCCGCCGCGCAGGACCGTGACATCTTCACGACCCGCACCGACGAGATCAAGGCCGCCGGCGACGGCTCCGGTGCACCCGCCGGCAGCATCGACGACGAGATCAGCAAGGCGCTCAAGCGTCTGCACGACGAAGAGGCCGTCTGGTTCGTGGCCGTCGACGCCGGCGAGAAGGTCGGCATGGTGTTCGGTGAACTCCTCAACGGTGAAGTGAACGTCAGGATCTGGATCCATCCCGAGCACCGGAAGAAGGGCTACGGCACGGCGGCGCTGCGCAAGTCGCGCTCAGAGATGGCCTGGGCCTTCCCGGCCGTGCCGATGGTCGTTCGGGCGCCTGCGGCCAACGCCGGGTAA
- a CDS encoding peroxidase family protein, with product MSRQWYEHPSLVLQLKALAGLRNDLRDHNLFEGDGIRPKDDLGEATEEVKRARTPDGTWNDLSEPWMGAKGTGFGRNVPQAKTVTDTKRLLDPDPRLISRRLMARDEFKPAGIINALAAAWLQFENHNWFFHGDGLADKTIDIPLRKGDEFPEDPMRIRCTIPPRGEIVDGCPAPVFSNVETHWWDGSQIYGSGRERQAEVRTFVDGKIKVGDDGRLPKSDIPGIDLTGMRENWWVGVGILHTLFAREHNAVCDALKKAYPSFDDQRLFELGVLVVSALIAKIHTVEWTTCVLRHPALQIGMNANWYGALGETFRDRIGRVGDSEALSGIIGSPTDHHSAPFSLTEEFVSVYRMHPLIPDDWNFFSLASGEHLEKREFTELQGRFTRDFMDRMEFGDMWYSFGLASAGAVCLHNYPNALRQLTRVDGQVTDLATLDIVRDRERGVPRYNDFREALRMPRRKSIDDITPNKQWAKEINEVYNGDVDAVDLQIGMQAEQPPKGFGFSDTAFRIFILMASRRLKSDRFFTKDFRPEVYTQIGYDWVNHTTMKDVLLRHYPELETVIGDVERVFAPWPKLGAPAEGKKRRVVQLADTVRAYIPWGS from the coding sequence GTGAGTCGTCAATGGTATGAGCATCCCTCGCTGGTTCTGCAGCTCAAGGCGCTGGCCGGCCTGCGCAATGATCTACGCGACCACAACCTTTTTGAAGGCGACGGAATCCGTCCCAAGGACGATCTCGGCGAGGCCACCGAGGAAGTCAAGCGGGCCCGCACCCCGGACGGCACGTGGAACGACCTCTCCGAACCATGGATGGGCGCAAAAGGAACCGGCTTCGGGCGCAACGTTCCGCAGGCGAAAACAGTCACCGATACCAAGCGACTGCTCGACCCGGACCCACGGTTGATCAGCCGGCGGTTGATGGCCCGCGACGAATTCAAGCCCGCGGGAATCATCAATGCGCTGGCCGCGGCGTGGCTGCAGTTCGAGAACCACAACTGGTTCTTCCATGGCGATGGCCTGGCGGACAAGACAATCGACATCCCGCTGCGCAAGGGTGACGAGTTCCCCGAGGATCCGATGCGGATTCGCTGCACCATCCCGCCGCGCGGCGAGATCGTGGACGGGTGTCCGGCGCCGGTATTCAGCAACGTCGAAACCCATTGGTGGGACGGCTCGCAGATCTACGGCAGCGGCCGGGAGCGGCAGGCCGAGGTGAGGACCTTCGTCGATGGCAAGATCAAGGTCGGCGACGACGGCCGACTGCCCAAGAGCGACATCCCCGGTATCGACCTCACCGGCATGCGGGAGAACTGGTGGGTCGGAGTGGGCATCCTGCACACGCTTTTCGCCCGTGAACACAACGCCGTGTGCGATGCCCTGAAGAAGGCCTACCCCAGCTTCGACGACCAGCGTCTCTTCGAACTCGGCGTCCTGGTGGTCTCGGCGCTGATCGCCAAGATCCACACCGTCGAATGGACGACCTGCGTCCTGCGCCACCCCGCACTGCAGATCGGCATGAACGCCAACTGGTATGGCGCCCTGGGTGAGACGTTCCGCGACCGCATCGGTCGCGTCGGTGACAGCGAAGCGCTGTCAGGCATCATCGGCTCGCCGACCGATCACCATTCCGCCCCGTTCTCCCTCACCGAGGAATTCGTCTCGGTCTACCGCATGCACCCGCTGATTCCCGACGACTGGAACTTCTTCTCGCTGGCATCCGGAGAGCACCTGGAGAAGCGCGAATTCACCGAGCTACAAGGGCGTTTCACCCGCGACTTCATGGACCGCATGGAATTCGGCGACATGTGGTACTCGTTCGGTCTGGCCAGCGCGGGAGCGGTGTGCCTGCACAACTACCCGAACGCGCTGCGCCAGCTCACCCGGGTGGACGGGCAGGTCACCGACCTGGCCACGCTGGACATCGTGCGGGACCGGGAACGCGGGGTGCCCCGCTACAACGACTTCCGCGAAGCCCTGCGGATGCCGCGCCGCAAGAGCATCGACGACATCACGCCCAATAAGCAGTGGGCCAAGGAGATCAACGAGGTCTACAACGGCGACGTGGATGCGGTCGATCTGCAGATCGGGATGCAGGCCGAGCAGCCGCCCAAGGGCTTCGGCTTCTCCGACACCGCGTTTCGCATCTTCATTCTGATGGCCTCACGCCGGCTGAAGAGTGACCGATTCTTCACCAAGGACTTCCGGCCCGAGGTCTACACCCAGATCGGCTACGACTGGGTGAACCACACGACGATGAAAGACGTGCTGCTGCGCCACTATCCGGAGCTCGAGACGGTGATCGGCGATGTGGAGCGGGTGTTCGCGCCATGGCCGAAGCTGGGTGCGCCGGCGGAGGGAAAGAAGCGCCGGGTGGTGCAACTCGCCGACACCGTTCGTGCCTACATCCCCTGGGGGTCCTAA
- a CDS encoding cytochrome P450 — MAEDFKHASTLEGIRFTAQVAVPNVILGLFNKRELPSRVASTVGADYLGYRLVDGMVRSYGPAPFYVRVAKDEALLVHHPDDLKFVLGGSPDPFASDPEAKRKGMRAFQPDALTLSGGRQWQERRKFAEAVLDTGKPVHRLAQPFADVAVQTAQELAGDKIDWPAANKAFQRLTRRVLFGDPAADDEGLTEMLGEMMSAGNKMPDEPAPQYGEFIARIEGYLADPPEGSLAALIPLAPDPGSVPAGQLVHWMFAMGDTLAANTFRTLGVLSSHDEQLNEVKAEMADADIGSAAGIAKLEYLAGCLFEAMRLWPTTQLFGRVTTRDVEFPSGAVLPEGRQVLIYNVFNHRNRQRIPYADRFSPGEWVSGGAGDDWSYNFFSHGPQVCPGADLSIFLGQAVLAHLIDAGATSLSGDRLNPAKPLPHNFDLYGFSVSR; from the coding sequence GTGGCTGAGGATTTCAAGCACGCGTCCACCCTGGAAGGCATCAGGTTCACCGCGCAGGTCGCCGTCCCCAACGTGATTCTGGGGCTGTTCAACAAGCGGGAGTTGCCCAGCCGGGTCGCTTCCACCGTGGGTGCCGACTACCTGGGCTACCGGTTGGTCGACGGGATGGTGCGCAGCTACGGTCCGGCACCGTTCTATGTGCGGGTCGCCAAGGACGAGGCCCTGCTGGTGCACCATCCCGACGACCTGAAGTTCGTGCTGGGCGGCTCTCCCGACCCGTTCGCCTCCGACCCGGAGGCGAAACGCAAGGGCATGAGGGCATTTCAGCCTGACGCGCTGACACTGTCCGGCGGTCGCCAGTGGCAGGAGCGGCGCAAGTTCGCCGAGGCCGTGCTGGACACCGGCAAACCGGTACACCGGCTTGCGCAACCGTTCGCCGATGTCGCCGTCCAGACCGCTCAAGAGTTGGCCGGCGACAAAATCGACTGGCCGGCGGCCAACAAGGCGTTCCAGCGTCTGACGCGTCGGGTGCTGTTCGGTGATCCCGCCGCCGACGACGAGGGCCTCACCGAGATGCTCGGCGAGATGATGTCGGCCGGCAACAAGATGCCCGACGAACCCGCGCCGCAGTACGGCGAATTCATCGCGCGGATCGAGGGTTATCTCGCCGATCCGCCGGAAGGCAGTCTGGCTGCCCTCATCCCGCTGGCGCCCGACCCCGGCTCCGTACCTGCCGGCCAGTTGGTGCACTGGATGTTCGCGATGGGAGACACGCTGGCCGCCAACACATTTCGCACGCTCGGGGTGTTATCAAGCCACGACGAGCAGCTCAACGAAGTCAAGGCGGAGATGGCCGACGCGGATATCGGCTCCGCCGCGGGCATCGCCAAGCTGGAGTACCTGGCCGGCTGCCTGTTCGAAGCGATGCGGCTGTGGCCCACCACTCAGTTGTTCGGCCGGGTCACCACCCGGGACGTCGAATTCCCCAGTGGCGCCGTGCTGCCCGAGGGACGCCAGGTGCTGATCTACAACGTCTTCAATCACCGCAATCGGCAACGTATCCCGTACGCCGACCGGTTCTCGCCGGGGGAGTGGGTCAGCGGAGGCGCCGGTGACGACTGGTCATACAACTTCTTCAGCCACGGGCCCCAGGTGTGCCCCGGAGCGGACCTGTCGATATTTCTGGGTCAAGCGGTGCTGGCTCACCTGATCGACGCCGGTGCCACCAGCCTGTCCGGCGATCGGCTCAACCCGGCCAAGCCGCTGCCGCACAACTTCGACCTCTACGGCTTCAGCGTGTCGCGATGA
- a CDS encoding SAM-dependent methyltransferase encodes MATTERSAGDSWDLASSVGATATMVAAARAVASAQDNPIISDPFAAPLVRAVGLDFFTRLVDGDQPIEQALPDAADGRDLQFETDSIAVRTRFFDDFFLDAARNGVRQAVILAAGLDARGYRLPWPRGTVVYEVDQPQVIEFKNSAMTALGATPSAHRKAVSIDLRDDWPEALRHSGFDPCQATAWSAEGLLMYLPPEAQDLLFDNITALSGPGSRVATEYHPDSGVPMSQRAQQFNQRWANLGCDINLSNLFYDGERNNVVDYLNAAGWTVTTRPRREFYADYGRVFPDDPDSATLRNIVTVIATR; translated from the coding sequence ATGGCGACCACCGAACGCTCCGCCGGAGACAGCTGGGATTTGGCCTCGAGCGTGGGCGCGACCGCGACCATGGTCGCCGCCGCGCGTGCGGTGGCCTCCGCGCAGGACAACCCGATCATCAGCGACCCGTTCGCGGCGCCGTTGGTGCGGGCGGTCGGGCTGGACTTCTTCACCCGACTGGTCGACGGCGACCAGCCGATAGAGCAGGCGCTGCCCGACGCGGCCGACGGACGTGACCTGCAATTCGAGACGGACTCGATCGCGGTGCGCACCCGCTTCTTTGACGACTTCTTCCTCGACGCGGCCCGCAACGGAGTGCGCCAAGCCGTGATCCTGGCCGCCGGACTGGATGCCCGCGGCTACCGGCTGCCCTGGCCCCGCGGCACCGTGGTGTACGAGGTCGACCAGCCCCAGGTCATCGAGTTCAAGAACTCAGCGATGACGGCGCTGGGCGCCACGCCGTCGGCCCACCGCAAGGCAGTCAGCATCGACCTGCGAGATGACTGGCCGGAAGCGTTGCGCCACAGTGGATTCGACCCTTGTCAGGCAACCGCCTGGAGCGCCGAGGGCCTGCTGATGTACCTCCCGCCGGAGGCGCAGGATCTGCTGTTCGACAACATCACCGCGCTCAGCGGACCCGGTAGCAGAGTCGCCACCGAATACCATCCCGATTCGGGCGTACCCATGAGTCAGCGCGCCCAGCAGTTCAACCAGCGCTGGGCGAACCTGGGTTGCGACATCAACCTGTCGAACCTCTTCTACGACGGCGAGCGCAACAACGTCGTCGATTACCTGAACGCGGCGGGATGGACGGTGACCACCCGGCCACGACGGGAATTCTACGCGGACTACGGTCGCGTCTTCCCCGACGACCCCGACTCGGCCACCCTGCGCAACATCGTCACCGTCATCGCGACACGCTGA
- a CDS encoding class I SAM-dependent methyltransferase, with protein sequence MTQTGSARYEGDTWDLASSVGLTATMVAAARAVAARDTHGAGAVASDSYAEPLVRAVGVDFFTRLASGELALAELDEETATGTVHFANAMAIRTRFFDDFFRSATDAGIRQAVILAAGLDSRAFRLPWPPGTTVFEVDQPQVIEFKTATLSGLGAQPTADRRTVAVDLREDWPAALRKAGFDPTQRTAWIAEGLLGYLPADAQDRLLDQIGALSVPGSRFATEGLLDINELNQEDLRTRMKRQNERWSRHGLDFDMAALVYFDDRTDAGTYLAAHGWETTSLRNSELFAQHGLEPASGDDAPFGEVVYLSAERQ encoded by the coding sequence ATGACTCAAACGGGCAGCGCACGGTATGAAGGCGACACCTGGGACCTGGCGTCCAGCGTGGGCCTGACGGCCACCATGGTCGCGGCGGCACGGGCCGTGGCAGCGCGCGACACCCACGGCGCCGGCGCGGTGGCCTCAGACTCCTACGCCGAGCCGCTGGTCCGCGCGGTGGGCGTCGACTTCTTTACCCGGCTGGCCAGCGGTGAGCTTGCGCTGGCCGAACTCGACGAGGAAACGGCGACCGGCACCGTGCACTTCGCCAATGCGATGGCCATCCGGACCCGGTTCTTCGACGACTTCTTCCGCTCCGCGACGGACGCCGGCATCCGGCAGGCCGTCATCCTGGCCGCGGGCCTGGACTCCCGCGCATTCCGGCTGCCCTGGCCGCCGGGAACCACTGTGTTCGAGGTCGACCAGCCACAGGTGATCGAGTTCAAGACCGCGACGCTGTCCGGTTTGGGCGCCCAGCCCACCGCGGACCGCCGCACCGTGGCGGTCGACCTGCGCGAGGACTGGCCCGCGGCGTTGCGTAAGGCCGGCTTCGACCCCACCCAGCGCACCGCATGGATTGCCGAGGGATTGCTGGGTTACCTGCCCGCCGACGCCCAGGATCGGCTGCTGGATCAGATCGGTGCGCTCAGTGTCCCGGGAAGCCGCTTCGCGACCGAGGGGCTGCTGGACATCAACGAGCTCAACCAGGAGGACCTGCGCACCCGGATGAAGCGGCAGAACGAGCGGTGGAGCCGGCACGGCCTGGACTTCGACATGGCCGCGCTGGTGTATTTCGACGATCGCACCGACGCGGGAACCTACCTGGCCGCTCACGGCTGGGAGACGACCAGCCTGCGCAACTCCGAGTTGTTCGCCCAGCACGGCTTGGAGCCGGCATCCGGTGACGACGCCCCGTTCGGCGAGGTGGTCTACCTGAGCGCGGAGCGGCAGTAA
- the secY gene encoding preprotein translocase subunit SecY, which yields MLSAFISSLRTADLRRKILFTLSIVVLYRVGAALPSPGVNFPNVQQCIKEASGGQAGQIYSLINLFSGGALLKLTVFAVGVMPYITASIIVQLLTVVIPRFEELRKEGQAGQAKMTQYTRYLAIALAVLQATSIVALAANGGLLQGCSLDILANQTIFSEIVIVMVMTAGAALVMWMGELITERGIGNGMSLLIFVGIAARIPAEGNQILQSRGGMIFAAVCAAALVIIVGVVFVEQGQRRIPVQYAKRMVGRRMYGGTSTYLPLKVNQAGVIPVIFASSLIYIPNLITQLVRSGSGGGGHSWWDKFVGSYLSDPSSPVYISIYFGLIIFFTYFYVSITFNPDERADEMKKFGGFIPGIRPGRPTADYLRFVLSRITLPGSIYLGVISVLPNLFLQIGNSGGIQNLPFGGTAVLIMIGVGLDTVKQIESQLMQRNYEGFLK from the coding sequence GTGCTTTCGGCTTTCATCTCATCGCTGCGGACAGCCGACCTGAGACGGAAGATCCTCTTCACGCTGAGCATCGTCGTCCTGTACCGCGTCGGCGCCGCACTGCCCTCACCCGGCGTCAACTTCCCCAACGTGCAGCAGTGCATCAAAGAAGCCAGCGGCGGCCAAGCCGGTCAGATCTACTCCCTGATCAACCTGTTCTCCGGTGGTGCCTTGCTGAAGCTCACCGTCTTCGCGGTGGGGGTGATGCCGTACATCACCGCGAGCATCATCGTGCAGCTGCTCACCGTGGTGATCCCCCGCTTCGAAGAGCTGCGGAAGGAGGGTCAGGCCGGTCAGGCCAAGATGACGCAGTACACGCGTTATCTGGCGATCGCGCTGGCCGTCCTGCAGGCCACCAGCATCGTGGCGCTGGCCGCCAACGGCGGTTTGCTACAGGGCTGCTCGCTGGACATCCTGGCCAACCAGACCATCTTCTCCGAGATCGTCATCGTGATGGTGATGACGGCCGGTGCCGCACTGGTGATGTGGATGGGCGAGCTGATCACCGAGCGCGGTATCGGCAACGGCATGTCGCTGTTGATCTTCGTCGGCATCGCCGCCCGCATCCCCGCCGAAGGCAATCAGATCCTGCAGAGCCGGGGCGGGATGATCTTTGCGGCCGTGTGTGCGGCCGCACTGGTCATCATCGTCGGCGTGGTGTTCGTCGAGCAGGGCCAGCGCCGGATTCCGGTCCAGTACGCGAAGCGCATGGTGGGCCGACGGATGTACGGCGGCACGTCGACGTACCTCCCGCTGAAGGTCAACCAGGCCGGCGTTATCCCGGTCATTTTCGCGTCGTCGCTGATTTACATTCCGAATCTGATCACTCAGCTGGTTCGTAGCGGGAGCGGCGGTGGCGGCCACAGTTGGTGGGACAAATTCGTCGGAAGTTACCTTTCGGATCCCAGTAGCCCGGTCTATATCAGCATCTATTTCGGGTTGATCATCTTCTTCACGTACTTCTACGTGTCGATCACGTTCAATCCGGATGAGCGTGCCGACGAAATGAAGAAATTCGGCGGCTTCATTCCCGGCATTCGGCCCGGACGTCCGACCGCCGATTATCTGCGCTTTGTGCTGAGCCGGATTACTCTTCCCGGCTCGATCTACCTCGGTGTGATCTCCGTGCTGCCCAACTTGTTCCTGCAGATCGGCAACAGCGGCGGGATACAGAATCTACCCTTCGGGGGGACCGCGGTTCTGATCATGATTGGCGTCGGGTTGGATACGGTCAAACAGATCGAGAGTCAGCTCATGCAGCGCAACTATGAAGGGTTCCTCAAGTGA
- a CDS encoding adenylate kinase, protein MRVVLLGPPGAGKGTQAEKLAEKLGIPHISTGELFRSNIQEGTKLGVEAKRYLDAGDLVPSSLTNELVDDRLNDPDAANGFILDGYPRSVEQAKALHEMLERRGTDIDAVVEFRVSEDELLTRLTGRGRADDTEEVIRNRMKVYREETAPLLDYYSDELKTVDAVGTLDEVFARALQVLGQ, encoded by the coding sequence GTGAGAGTGGTATTGCTGGGACCGCCTGGGGCGGGCAAGGGGACGCAAGCCGAGAAGCTGGCCGAAAAGCTGGGGATCCCACACATCTCCACCGGCGAACTGTTCCGCAGCAATATCCAAGAAGGCACCAAGCTGGGCGTGGAGGCCAAGCGCTACCTGGACGCCGGCGACCTGGTGCCGTCCTCACTGACCAATGAACTCGTGGACGACCGGCTCAATGACCCGGACGCCGCCAACGGCTTCATTCTCGATGGCTATCCGCGGTCGGTGGAACAGGCCAAGGCGCTGCACGAGATGCTGGAACGACGCGGCACCGACATCGACGCGGTGGTCGAATTCCGGGTCTCCGAGGACGAACTGCTGACCCGCCTCACCGGCCGTGGTCGCGCCGACGACACCGAAGAGGTCATCCGCAACCGGATGAAGGTCTACCGCGAAGAAACCGCGCCGCTTCTGGACTACTACAGCGACGAGCTGAAGACCGTCGACGCCGTCGGTACCTTGGATGAGGTGTTCGCTCGCGCGTTGCAGGTCCTGGGTCAGTAA
- the map gene encoding type I methionyl aminopeptidase: MGALARLRGRKVVPQRTAGELDAMAAAGAVVAAALKAVQSAAVAGVSTLSLDEIAESVIREAGAIPSFLGYHGYPASICSSVNDRVVHGIPSAAEVLVPGDLVSIDCGAVLDGWHGDAAVTFGVGNLIPADAALSQATRDSLEAGIAAMVAGNRLTDVAHAIETGTHAAASRYDRAFGIVEGYGGHGIGRQMHMDPFLPNEGSPGRGPTLAVGSVLAIEPMLTLGTGKTVVLDDQWTVTTVDGSRAAHWEHTVAVTEDGPRILTV, translated from the coding sequence ATGGGCGCCCTGGCACGGCTGCGGGGCCGCAAAGTGGTACCGCAGCGCACTGCCGGTGAGCTTGATGCGATGGCGGCGGCCGGTGCCGTCGTTGCCGCCGCCCTGAAAGCGGTCCAATCGGCGGCGGTGGCCGGCGTGTCCACTCTGAGTCTCGACGAGATCGCCGAGTCGGTGATACGCGAGGCCGGCGCCATCCCGTCCTTCCTCGGCTACCACGGCTACCCGGCGTCGATCTGCTCGTCGGTCAACGACCGCGTCGTGCACGGAATCCCTTCCGCCGCAGAGGTTTTGGTGCCCGGCGACCTGGTGTCCATCGACTGCGGCGCGGTGCTGGACGGTTGGCACGGCGACGCGGCCGTCACCTTCGGGGTGGGCAACCTGATCCCCGCTGACGCGGCGTTGTCCCAAGCGACCAGGGACTCCCTGGAAGCCGGGATCGCGGCGATGGTCGCCGGCAACCGGCTGACCGACGTCGCGCATGCCATCGAAACCGGTACGCACGCCGCCGCCTCCCGCTACGACCGCGCATTCGGCATTGTCGAGGGTTACGGCGGCCACGGCATCGGCCGGCAGATGCACATGGACCCGTTCCTCCCCAACGAAGGCTCGCCGGGGCGGGGCCCGACCCTCGCCGTGGGTTCGGTGCTGGCCATTGAGCCGATGCTGACACTGGGAACCGGAAAGACCGTCGTCCTCGACGATCAGTGGACGGTGACCACCGTCGACGGCTCACGCGCCGCGCACTGGGAACACACCGTGGCCGTCACTGAAGACGGTCCGCGCATCCTCACGGTTTGA
- a CDS encoding sigma-70 family RNA polymerase sigma factor, whose protein sequence is MARVAGTGAAEAALMKALYDEHAAVLWRYALRLTGDASQSEDVVQETLLRAWQHPEVIGDTERSARAWLFTVARNMIIDDRRSARFRNVVGSTDEEGAPEQSTPDEVNAALDRLLIAEAMAQLSVEHRAVIERSYYRGWTTAQIANDLNIAEGTVKSRLHYAVRALRLTLQELGVTR, encoded by the coding sequence GTGGCTCGTGTGGCCGGCACCGGGGCTGCTGAGGCCGCTCTGATGAAAGCGCTTTACGACGAGCATGCCGCCGTGTTGTGGCGGTATGCGTTGCGGTTGACCGGCGACGCCAGCCAGTCCGAGGACGTCGTCCAGGAAACCTTGTTGCGGGCCTGGCAACATCCGGAGGTCATCGGCGACACCGAGCGTTCGGCGCGGGCCTGGTTGTTCACCGTCGCCCGCAACATGATCATCGACGATCGACGCAGCGCCCGGTTCCGCAACGTCGTCGGCTCGACCGACGAGGAGGGCGCGCCGGAGCAGTCGACGCCGGACGAAGTGAACGCGGCGCTGGATCGGCTGCTGATCGCCGAGGCGATGGCCCAACTGTCCGTCGAGCACCGGGCGGTGATCGAGCGGTCGTACTACCGTGGCTGGACGACCGCTCAGATTGCCAACGATCTGAATATCGCAGAGGGAACCGTGAAGTCGCGCCTGCATTACGCCGTGCGCGCGCTGCGGCTCACTCTGCAGGAACTGGGAGTCACCCGATGA